In Candidatus Delongbacteria bacterium, the sequence GATCGAATATCTTAATCAGGAAGAAAATATTGAAATTCTTCATATCACCTTAGTAAATCTTATCTCTTTTAAAAATATTGATCATGCTCTAAAATTAGCCGAACTGTATCTAAATAAAGTTGATAAAAACAAAATTGAAGGCTTAATAATTGATTATATTAGAGCTTGGTTGCTACTTTCAAAAGGTGAGATAGAACCAGCTTTGGATATCTATCGTAGATGTGAGCAGAATTTTGAGATGAGAAAAGGAAACAAAACACTGTTGCTTATTCTGGTTGATATTCTAAATGTTTCTATTTCAAAAAGAATCTCAGGATCTATCATAAATAATCTCCTTGATAAAGTTTTGAGTATAAGTAAATATGTTACAGATATATACTCCTTATTAAATATCTACCTTTCTTCAATTGAGTACAACATCGCAAAAGCAGACTGGATTGAAGTTGAGATCCAGATACGATATTTTCTTGCTATGATGGGGAAAAAATGTATGGCATCTCAATTATCAAGATTCCTAGGTTTGACAGCTATGTATTACTATCTTATCAAGGATCAGGAAGGTATGCTTAATATTATCAACAGAGTTTCAGTTCAGCATAATTATGAGGTTGCAATTTTTGATGCAGACCTGTCCCTTCTTGAATATATTTTTGATTTTTCTAAGCTTAAAAGAAGTTTCGACGAGCTAATAAGTGAGTGTTATTCCGCTGAAGTAGCTTATCTTGCTGTAATAAAATATGTTAGTACTACGTGGAAAAATCTTAAAAAGATAGACCAGAAAATTTATGAAGCTATTATTAAAATTAAATACAGATTTAATTCATCACCTGTAAGTATAGATTTTTTTAATGTTGTTGAGAAACTGATACTTGAGGATTATAAAGAAGCTTTGAAAATTACTGCAAAATTGGGGAAAGAAAATTATAGTAATGGTTATGTTTTTGATTGTTATTTCCATATACTGGTTTCATTGTTTTTCTTTAAATCGAACTCCCTTTATAAAAATGCTCTGTTTTTTGAAGACAAATTTGAAAAACTAACAAAAAGGATTTCAAATAAATTAGGTGATGAAAAGAAAGATAGACTAAGTTTAAATCATTGGATCTATTAATGTCTGAAAATCAGAAAATAAGTTTTAATGAGTTGATAGAAAACGCCTTAGCTCCCATTTTTGTTTGTAGCTCTGAAAAAATAGTTTTTGTTAATAACTCTTTTGAAGTTTTGAGTGGTTACGATAAGAACAGTTTGATAAATATGCAAGTAAGACAAATTCTACCCGAACTGGATAGACCTCTGGATTACTCTAAGCCGACATTAAGTTTACTTACTTCAAAATTGGAATTTAAACTATTGAACGTGACAAAATTAATATCCAATGACAAATCAAAAATCGTGTTCTTTTGCAGAGATGAAACAGAATATAATCTTAGAAATATTGAAGCAGAGCGAAATAAAGAATATCTCAATCTCATTTTTTCAACTATTGGAGATGGTGTTGTAATACACGATAGTGAAAATGAAATTATCAATATTAATAATGCAGCCTTGAAGTATGGTGTTGATATTGTGGAGGAGTTGGTTGCTTTTACAAACTCTTCCGATTCTGATGATGGTAATACATTTGACTCAAAAATGATGTCATTTGTAAAAAATGAAAGGGTTTTACATTTTTCAATCTCAAAAAGAAAGATTATTATTGAGAAAATTTTTGAAGCTTTTGTACTTACTATAAGTGATATTACAAAAGAAACGGAATTAAATATTGAACTTGATCAGAAAAAGAAAGAGCTTGAAGAAAGATTAAATGTTATGAACAGAGAGTTAGAGCTAGCCCGAAAAGTTCAAACAGAAATCACACCGGATGAATATTACAATAAAAACGACATTTTTGTTTTATCAAAATTTATGACAGCTAATAACTTAGGTGGCGATTTTTTTGAAGTTCGAAGTAAAACAGATTGCTCCCGTTTTGGTGTATTTGATGTATCTGGACATGGTGTGGCGTCTAGTCTGATTGTTATGATGTTAAAATCATTTCTTTCTGATGATTTCGTTTCAAAGCAACATGACCTTTCTGTAATGTTTTCCCATATCCAAAAAAAGTTTGAAAATAAAGTTCCTGGAAGAAATTTTATTGCTTCTACCTATTGTTTATTGGAAGAGCAAACTCTAAGTACAATTTGCAGCGGAAGTTATAAGCCTATAATATATAGAAGAGATGGATCGGTAATTGAAGTTGGAGTTAGTACTTTTCCCATAGGATTGATACCTAATCCTAAATTCGACTCGATACAGACTGAGATCGAAGAGGGTGATATAATAATTATCCATACAGATGGAATTGTTGAAGCCACAAATTCAGAAGATCAACTCTTTTCCAGAGAAAGAATAGTTGATATAGTTAAGGATTGTCCTAGATCACCATTGGAGATTTATCGAAGACTCTACAGTGAATTAAAAAGATTTACTGGTAGAACGGAAGGTTTTGACGATGATATTACATTTATGGTGGTTTATTATTGTCCAAATCTAATACAATTATCTTA encodes:
- a CDS encoding SpoIIE family protein phosphatase produces the protein MSENQKISFNELIENALAPIFVCSSEKIVFVNNSFEVLSGYDKNSLINMQVRQILPELDRPLDYSKPTLSLLTSKLEFKLLNVTKLISNDKSKIVFFCRDETEYNLRNIEAERNKEYLNLIFSTIGDGVVIHDSENEIININNAALKYGVDIVEELVAFTNSSDSDDGNTFDSKMMSFVKNERVLHFSISKRKIIIEKIFEAFVLTISDITKETELNIELDQKKKELEERLNVMNRELELARKVQTEITPDEYYNKNDIFVLSKFMTANNLGGDFFEVRSKTDCSRFGVFDVSGHGVASSLIVMMLKSFLSDDFVSKQHDLSVMFSHIQKKFENKVPGRNFIASTYCLLEEQTLSTICSGSYKPIIYRRDGSVIEVGVSTFPIGLIPNPKFDSIQTEIEEGDIIIIHTDGIVEATNSEDQLFSRERIVDIVKDCPRSPLEIYRRLYSELKRFTGRTEGFDDDITFMVVYYCPNLIQLSYRSFEALLEHIETEIPDLLKEFVIEIAKNNQDNFPMKMTTRSCGKNFGVELKFTKSINQILSYPCYYNENILYMDFLAE